DNA from Roseomonas gilardii subsp. gilardii:
GCGGGTCCTGGCCACCTTCAGCGTCGGCACCGACCATATCGACCTGGAGGCCGCGCGGCGCCGGGGGATCGTGGTGACGAACACCCCCGATGTGCTGAGCGTGGCCACGGCGGAGATCGCCATGCTGCTGATCCTGATGTGCGCCCGCCGCGCCGGAGAGGCGGAGCGGATGGTGCGGGCGCGGGAATGGGTCGGCTGGTCGCCCACGCAGCTCCTCGGCGTGACGCTGGAGGGCAAGCGGCTCGGCATCCTGGGCATGGGGCGCATCGGCCAGGCCCTGGCGCGGATGGCGCGCGGCTTCGGGATGGAGGTCCACTACCGCAACCGCGGCCGCCTCGCGCCGGAGCAGGAGGCCGGCGCGATCTTTCATGGCGGGGACGAGGAGTTCCTGGGCGCGGTGGATGTGCTGTCCATGCATATTCCGGGCGGCGAAGGCACGCGGAACTGGCTCGATGCCAGGCGTATCGCGCAGCTCCGCAAGGGCGCCATCGTGGTGAACACGGGCCGGGGCAGCACGGTGGACGATGCCGCCCTCTGCGCCGCCCTGCATTCCGGGCATCTGCGCGCCGCCGGGCTGGATGTCTTCGCCGGCGAGCCCCGGATCTTCGAGGGCTATCACACCGCGCCCAACGTCACCCTGCTGCCGCATCTGGGCAGCGCCACCGAGGAGACGCGGGACGCCATGGGCTTCCGCTGCCTCGACAATCTCGACGCGCTGCTGCGGCGGGGCGAGGAACCGCCGCACCGGGTGGCCTGAGCGGAGGGCCGTGGTGGGGCGGGCGGGACGTTCATGACAAATCCGCTGCATGAATCCGCCGCCTGGGGGCTTGCCCTGCCTTCCGGGCTCGGCTATCCGCGCCGTCATTGGACAGGTGGCCGAGTGGTCGAAGGCGCGCGCCTGGAAAGTGCGTATACGTCAAAAGCGTATCGTGGGTTCGAATCCCACCCTGTCCGCCATTTCAGTCCGCTTCTGGGCACGCCAATCGCCGCCGATTGCCGCCCTTGGCCGGCGATAAGCGTCCTGAGCAGTTCCGTTTTCGATCCCATGATGCGGATTGCGTCGTCCGCGACCTCGACACGCTGGGCGAGCGCGCGCAGGTGATCCCGCCGATAGCCCCCTTCGCTGCCCCGGATACGCTGGCGTGCGCGGTCGGCGAAACCTTCGATCATTGCCGGGCTGATGGCGTTGTGGGTCGGGCTGTCGAGCAGCGCCTGTGCCCGGTCAGCATCGGCCCTCGCCTGATCGCGGATGACCTTGAGGCCGGCGATACGCTCCTTGAGCGCCGGGTCGTCCAGATCGGCCACGCCCGCCTC
Protein-coding regions in this window:
- a CDS encoding 2-hydroxyacid dehydrogenase, whose translation is MAKPSILLTRHYPPAVMARAARDYACVTRAEDGGLTGAELVRLAAGVEGILCAAGDPMDGATIAALPDSVRVLATFSVGTDHIDLEAARRRGIVVTNTPDVLSVATAEIAMLLILMCARRAGEAERMVRAREWVGWSPTQLLGVTLEGKRLGILGMGRIGQALARMARGFGMEVHYRNRGRLAPEQEAGAIFHGGDEEFLGAVDVLSMHIPGGEGTRNWLDARRIAQLRKGAIVVNTGRGSTVDDAALCAALHSGHLRAAGLDVFAGEPRIFEGYHTAPNVTLLPHLGSATEETRDAMGFRCLDNLDALLRRGEEPPHRVA